In Patescibacteria group bacterium, the following proteins share a genomic window:
- a CDS encoding DUF5667 domain-containing protein, with protein sequence MKNPKFVLVSLLFVPFLAFAQGTPVQLPSAGITPESSFYFLDRLGENLRQFFTFNPEAKAKLQIEFAGER encoded by the coding sequence ATGAAAAACCCAAAATTTGTTCTAGTTTCATTATTATTCGTTCCATTTTTGGCTTTTGCACAAGGAACACCTGTTCAACTTCCTTCAGCGGGAATTACACCTGAAAGTTCGTTCTATTTCCTTGACCGTCTGGGTGAAAATCTACGACAATTCTTTACCTTTAATCCCGAAGCAAAAGCCAAGCTTCAAATTGAATTTGCAGGAGAGCG